The window attttttgagcagtgtactaacTGTATAACTCTGTGTTTGGTTTGCTCAATTTTACCAGTGTAAACTGGGGAATTcagttatataataataattttattactGGTGGTGTGTCAGGgtagtgtctgctccagtaaggagggaggagtgcagggcaagccagacaggtactggtagtgggggagtcaattattagggggacagacttcAGGGATTTCAGGGACTTTACCTCCAAGGTAATAAatacctccaaggtaatattttcagaaattttacctgtaccacgagccacaccagagaggcagtgggagattagggaggtaaacaagtggctcagaacctggtgtaggaaggaggggtttgggttcatggagaactgggacgACTTTGCGCTCGGATATCAGCTATACCATAGGTACAGgctacacctcaatggggagggtgcagctgtgcttggggagaagatgcctAGAAGGtttgaggagtgtttaaactagggactgagggggagggaacctacaatgtagaggaggaagatagtgtagatagagaggggggatttattaatgTACTtcggggtggagcggagggaggggttagaatacttaatagggataggcttcataggatttaaaaacatacacctttgaattgcatgttgactaatgccagaagtctgtccaataaaacaaaggaactggagtggttgatgtctgaggaaaattatgacatagtgggcataacagagacttggttggacgataactgtaactgggcggtcaacatacagagttatagtctattcagcaagggcaaggagtttgtctttatgtgaaatcaagtctgaaggccgcactgcgagaggatatatgggaggaaaacgataatgtggagtcattatgggtagaaatatatggaaataaaaataaaaaaggggtttgctataagccaccaaacataatggaagaggcagaagatcaattattgaggcaaataaacaagacagcaaatcagaatgaggtgataataatgggggactttaactatcctgatataaactgggagactgagacctgtgaatctcataaaggaaaccagGTTTCTGActgtagctaaagacaattatctgtcccaaatggtgcaaggcctgaccagagggggcgccctactggacttaatattaaccaacagacctgacagagtaactaatgtgcaagtagaaggaaaccttggaaatagtgatcataatataatacattataacttgttcttcaataagggaatctctcgaggggccacaaaaacaatgaactttaggaaggcaaagtttgatcaactcagagaagcctttaacaatataaattgggatagtgtcctcaaaaacaagaatactgacactaaatgggagacttttaaaaatatcttaaattctcacagtaagatgtatataccttatgggaataaaatggtcagaaataaaagaaaaccaatatggataaataaaaatgttaagtggCCAATTAACGaccaaaataaagcatttcaactactaaaacaggacggcagtgaagaagcattaaaaagctatagagaaaaatgtaaaatatgtaaaaaactgataaaatagagacagaaagactcattgccaaagagagtaaaacaaaCAACGGTTGCTCATAGCGCagatgtctgacattaacccctcagatgccgtgatcaatacagatcacagcttctgcggcagtgcggctacAGTTTTGACAGATCTGATCGCCTGCAGCATAGCTGCAGGGATCAGACCAGCTAATATGGCAGACAgcggttccctcacctgcctccgctgccttcccgtcatcttctgcactgatctgccttctagcagaccagagcaaaagatcgccaatattactgatcagtgctttgccctatgcaaagcactgaacagtattagcattcaagttattgctataaatagtcctatatggggacataaaaagttttcaaaaaagttaaaaaattagaaaaatcccctctcccaataaaaatgtaaattgtccctttttcacattttaccccccaaaattgccgcatgtgtaattgtccgaactattcaaatataatgttaataatctcatacggtgaatggcatgaacgtaaaaaaaaaaaaatccaaaattgatgcttttttgtcacattttattaaaaaaaaaataataatacaaaaattattaaaagatctatatacacaaatggggtatcaacaggtcatggagcaaaaaatgagccctcataccgctgcttagaTGGAAAACTGAAAAAGTTAGAGGTCGTCAAATTTGAGGGATTTTTAAACatcctaatttggttaaaaagtttgcgattttttaaagcggtacaataatacaaaagtatgtaatcatgggtatcattttaattgtattgaccaagagaataaataaaacatgtaatttttaccgtaaattgtatggcctgaaaacgaaaccttccagaatttgctaaattgcgtttttcttttcaatttccccacacaaatagtatttttttttgttgtgccatacattttatggtaaaatgagtgatgtcattacaagaacaactggtcacgcaaaaaacaagccctcatactagtctgtggatgaaaatataaaagagttatgattttaagaaggcgagaaggaaaaaatgaaaatgcaaaaataaaattggcctggtccttaaggtcaaaatgggcttggtccttcaggggttaactatataaatagcaaaaaggttaaaaatgaaagtgttggccctttaaaaaacaataaagaagaaattataaacggggatcaggaaaaagcaaatatattaaacaaattattctccactgtattcaccgaagaaaatgaaatgccaggtgaaatacagcgagataaggtcaactccccagtacaggtcacctgtcgaacccaggaagaagtacagtgccacctacaaaaaaataaaaatagacatatcgacaggtccagatggcattcacccccgtgttctaaaggaattaagtattgtaataaacagacccctatttttaatgttCAGGGatactatagtaacagggactgttccccaggactggcgcatggcaaatatggtgccaatatttaaaaaggggtcaaaaggtgaccccgggaattataatcTTGttggtttaacctctgttgtatgtaaattgtttgagggttttctaagggatgctattttggagtatcttgataaaaataaatgtatgactccatattagCATGGCTTTatcagggatcggtcctgtcaaactaacctgatcagattTATGAGTAGGTGAACTCCAGACTGGACCTGGGGCAATCGCTAGATGTcgtatatatctggatttttccaaagcatttgatacggtgccacataaacggttggcgcataaaatgagaatgcttggactgggggaaaaagtgtgcaagtgggtaagtaactggctctgtgataggaaacagagggtggttattaatggtactttttctgattgggtgactgttactagtggggtaccataggggtcagtcttgggtcctgttctatataatatatttattaatgaccttgtagagggcttgagtagtaaagtagcaatctttgcagatgatactaaactctctaaagcggtaaacactatagatgacagtgcactgttacaaatggatctggacagGTTGGAggattgggctgggaagtggcagatgaggttcaacactgataaatgtaaggtaatgcacatggagaagaaaaatccgggctgggattatgtattaaatgagagaacacttgggacaacttaTGTGGAAAAGGAGTTGGGATTCTATCTATAACAAGGTGGCATCCTCTACGGctagaggaaagaaggcttcTATACCAGTACAtgtggggattctttactgtaagagaaatgagactgtggaattctctgccagaggaggtggtcatggttaactcggtaaaataatttaaaaggggtctggatgcatttttggagaataattacatcacaggttatggattctagatctatagggacagaaggttaatCCAGGGATCtactctgattgccatatttggagtcgggaaggaatttttacctcaagtgtgaggtttttttttttgccttcctctggatcaactcagcagggactcattaCGGTTATAGGTTGAACGTAATGgaatctggtcttttttcaaccttataaactatgttactagtGAAAGTTTAAGTAGAAATGCCAACCTGAGCTAAAAATGGATGCTAGTTTTACATATTTTGAGATTAATTTGCTGAAATGAGAACCTTTCCAAGGATAAGACAGGATTCTGTGACATGTTATGTGGCATGTTTTTCAGTTCTATTAGTTTacttgtgtgaaaaaaaaattctattttacaCTATTTTACATTTTAGTGTTTACCCTACTGTCAAGGCTTCCATCACTTTTGACAGCAAGAATAGTGCACAATGCGCTTTGGCAGGACCTCAATATACCCCATATTGAGGTCCATTAGTGCCATTCCAATCCATGTTATCACAGATCCAGAAACAAGTTATAGCTTCTCAGAAGATACAGCATAGGTCTTAACAGACTAATTTAAAATGCTATATGAGTCAAGTCACACATCAGATTTGTTGCAGAGAGTTCTGCAACTGTCCAATTTATGTGAATGGAGCTTGTAAAAATCCTGTCTCTAGACAGGTTCTGTAGAATGAAGTTTTAGCCCTTAAACAAATCACCTGTTAATCTTACATTTCATAACTTTCTCTTTTTATTATACACAGAcaaatttcatccaaaaatacATTTCTTATTGTTTACAATGCATAGATGAAGAAATCATGCCTGTGTAAGCATTTTTACTCACTGTAAAATTGGAAATCCTGTATTTCTTTTAAGGCACAATTCCATGCTCTATTTATTATTGCCTATGTTGCAATTTACTAAAATGagttaataaaatattttctttCCTTCAGCAAAAAAAGCCTGAAGAGGAAGATGGGACAACTGACACAGCAACTTCATCATCCAATAACCATGAAAAAGATAGTGGTGTGGGCCGCACCGATGAAAGTCTGCACCATGATGAGAGCTCAGAGATAGAAAATCTAGTCAAAGAACACAACATCACCCATTTACAGAAACATTCACACCTAAGGCAAAGTCAGGATACGTTACAAAGCAGCGAACTACAGTGCAATGAAAATTTGGTTTCTGGGGAACATATAGAGTCTGACTTCACTCTGAATCAAGAAGAAGATTGTGACAGGTTCCGGCAATTACTAGAGCTTAAGTGCCAAATCCGGAATCGAGGAGAATATGACCTGTACTATTCCAGCAGCACAATTGAATGTAGCAGATCAGAGCATGGCGTAGAGCATGAGTTACAACTTTTAAATGAAGAGCTTCGAAGTATTGAACTTGAATGCCAGAGCATTATGCAGGCACACCGCCGCCAAAATGTTAATAAGCAGAGCGGAGACATTTGGGAAATTCATGATGATGAATTGTGTAATTATAATACCAGCATTGAAGTACAGAGAAGTAAAGTAGGTAATATCCGAGAACATACAGAAAGATCTGATAAGGACAGTTCTAGTGCTTataatacagcagaaagctgtagAAGCACACCTTTGACAGTAGACAGATCCCCGGACAGTTCTCTTCAAAGAATAATCAGTATTACAAACCATAAAAATCTCAGAAGCACTATTGTAACAAATCATTTATCATCTGGACTAAGCAGCATTGAGAATACCCCCTCCAAATCTAAAACCAATGAAAAAAATCTCAGTGCAGAATGCCAAGGAAATGTGCTAGAATGCAGTACATTCCTAGATCACCGGACGAAAAGCACTGATGAGATTCCTTATCTTTCCCCTTATTACAGTTCAACCTATAGACACGACAATGTACCAGTCCATGCAAGACATTATCAAAGTTACATGCAGCTCATCCAACAGAAATCAGCAGTGGAATACGCACAAAGTCAAATAAATCTAGTAACAATGTGTAAAGAGTCACAAAGGTCAACGGAGCCGAGGATGGAGTGGAAGGTGAAAATAAGGAGTGACGGTACAAGATACATTACAAAAAGGCCAGTGAGGGACAAACTTCTTAAAGAGCGTGCCTTAAAAATcaaggaggagagaagcgggatGACCACAGATGATGACACAATGAGTGAGATGAAGATGGGACGTTACTGGAGTAAGGAGGAAAGAAAGCAGCACCTTATGAGAGCAAAAGAGCAAAGAAGGAGGAGGGAATTCATGATGCGTAGCAGGTTGGAATGTCTTAAAGAAAGTCCACAGAGTGGCAGTGAAAGCAGGAAAGAAGTTAGTATTATTGAACTGAGTCataaaaaaatgatgaaaaaacGGAACAAAAAGATACTGGATAACTGGATGACAATCCAAGAACTCATGACACATGGAGAAAGGTCTCCAGATGGAGCTAGAGTACACAATGCCTTTTTATCAGTCACTACTGTTTGAGTATGACTGTCAAGGAGTAGGCTACCTTTTTTTAGGTAGAGTGTCATTGCCTCGTTCAATGTggcattttatatattttgtgaCTGTTTATAGTTTCTCTTTTGTAAACAAACCTATTTGacaattttacattttctttttcataTATTACTACTTTCTTTATCAATATGGAATTATTTGTGAAGAAATTAAAaggttcattttttattattatgaaaACTTGAAGAAGCCATTTGTTTTATTAATATATCTATTGTAAGTGGAAATGTATTTCTCtagctttttttctatttatactTTCATGATAACATAAATACCAAAAGAAACCATTTTATATACCTGGTTATTGGAATacacacaaaatttgtaatgtacTACATCTCATCTTATACTTCAGACGTGTTTGATTGAGACAGTGTACATTGAATATGTATTTTATGGCTGTATTTGTCCCATTAAAGTGTCAGATGGCAAGTTTGCCAAGATTTGTGTTGGCAAAAGACATGTAGCTAGATTTAACTGTGGAGATGGAttcaaaataaataattattcatCATTGCTGATAATGACTGCATTAGTTTGAATTTACTCTTTGAATATGTGAATTTGTTGGATGTACTCATTGCAAATATGTAATAGACTTGCAGTATTCATCATAGTAAAATCCATGTATCTGGGCTTGAAATGTTCCTAAATGCTTTTCAACAGCATTAAGTAAGAGTGCAGGTGAAGCCGGCCCATGTGCTCATTTTTACCACCCACTGGCCCGCTTTCACCTGCTTACCACATTTGActgataaagaggacatgattttTACTTGCCTGGGCTTTTTTCATGCTGGAGAATGCATCTATAGCTTTTGAGCCTCATTCACATAATAGCAAAAAGGCTTTTATGTCGGTGTTCTAAAGGACTATGGAGATAGCAAAAAAGGTATGCCCAGAATCATAATAAATAGCCCTATCTAGCCATAGGCTTATTTATTTCTACTATTTGCTCACAACTACCTAAGACTAGGAACACATAAATTATGTGACATAATGTAGATGCTTTGCAGATTttctacagcagaaaatctgcttgGGTtagttcacatagcagaatttttgTGCTAATTCTTTCGGAAATTCCACCAAAATTTACTGTGTTTTTATTTCAATGGGATGCCGCTGTCCCTCCCTGATAGCAGAATGcccactgcagaaattctgccttcACCTTCGAAGAATTATAAGATTAGCCTTTATTTTGGGGAATCCCAATGAAGttaatggggcttgaattttggCGGAATTCTATGTTCTGAAAGCCCCAAAATTCTGCTGCAATTTTGCGGAAATTAAGCAATTACATTCAACAAGCCTTACTGAACGGAATTTCTGCATAATTggagaaattccgccatgtgaacatacactaaGGCAGGAGTGGATCCCACTCATACCTGTTTGTTTCAGCACCAAACAGGATACTTTATAGGCAGTATAATCAGATGGGATGACACATATCATTTTAAAGTGAACCTACTGAAGATCTTGCTTCTATCCTGGTGCATTCTATATCCTACAGCCAGGGATTGTGTGCTACCGCACAAAATGTGTACAAAATGAACATAACCGCTTACGTGAGTATGAAACTGTGTAATTAAAGGGTTTTAATATTGATGGTGTGTCTTTAGTATAGGATATCCATATTTTAGGGCATTTAGTTTAACTTCCACCTGTTTATTAAATTCATATTTTCCTACAAACTATTTTATACTGGTATTTTGGCAGTGAGCGTACTAAAATGTATTCCTGGCAAGTGTTTCAGTACTATGACTATACAACCTTACTGGTTATATTGCCAATTATCTATCCTTGTCTTCTGTATTTCTTGTGTTATACTCATTTATAGAGTGAGAGCTTTGCTTAATTTCATCTGTCTTCTCAAGTATAAATGAAACTGCTACATACCTCCCACAAGTACCTTCTTTTGACCCAAATCTCTTTTTCCCACTTTGCTctttaagagtatgttcacaagtAGCAGAtatgttgcagattttctgcactgGTCTGCTGCCTAATGCAGTATTAGTAAACTGAATGAGATTTGCAAAAACTAATCTATTCTGTTGATTTTAATTCAGTAGTATGCTCATTTATGTTGAGGTTATGTCACAGATTTGTTGTAGATTTTCTCCCTTGACTTCATCACACAATAGACATAAATGCAAGCACACcggtgtttttcttgtgaaattcccaataagtttgatttgtcacatgaccctcttcctattgaaaaaacaaaagttggattcaaaatggctgacttcaaaatggccgccatggtcaccacccatcttgaaaagtttcctccctcacatatactaatgtgccacagacaggaagttaatatcaccaacctttcccattttattaaggtgtatccatataaatggcccaccttgtACAACGAAATGTATTGTTGTAAATTTTGCTGTGGACAATATTCagatagattttgtggtgatgtGATGGTACTGCATATAAAAAGAATAGAGAAtagataattattaaatataataGATCTTTAGGAGGCATGTTATGTCATAACTGGATGTCTAATGGATGGGCTACTTGTCTGGAACTCTATCCTTACATCATGCAATAACCAAGTATTTACTAAGTCACAGATATAATATTCtgcattagaggggtactccggcactaagacatcttatcccctatccaaaggataggggttaagatgcctgatcgcgggggtcccgccgctggggacccccgtgatcttccatgccgcaccccgctagtatcagcccccggagcgagcacgctgattACTGACGATCACAGGGATGgagatcatggctccgcccccgtgtgtcgtcacgctccgccccctcaatgcaagcctatgggagggggcgtgacagcttttattcatccatattgggtgttcttttatttctgacccttttattcacataaggtatatacatcttacagtgagaatttaagatatttttaaaagtctcccatttagtgtcagtattcttgtttttgaggacattatcccattttatattgttaagggcttctctgagttgataaaactttgccttcctaaagttcattgtttttgtggccatcaagagattcccttattgaagaataagttataatgtattatattatgatcactattttccAGGTGTCCCTCAACTtgtacattaattactctgtcaggtctgttggttaatattaagtccagtagggcgccccctctggtgggCCCTGCACTATTtgtgacagataattgtctttagctatagtcagaaacctgtttcctttatgagattcacaggtctcagtctcccagtttatatcaggatagttaaagtcccccattattatcacctcattctgatttgctgccttgtttatttgcctcagtaattgatcttctgccacttccattatgtttggtggcttatagcaaacccctatcagatttttttttatctccatatgttTCTACCCAGAAGGactcacattatcgtttcccttacATATATCCtctcgcagtgcggccttcagactgaacTTTACATAAATacaaacccctccccctttccgttttgtccgatccttcctgaatagactataaccctgtatgttgaccgcccagtcacagccatcgtccaaccaagtctctgttaaacccactatgtcataattttcctcagacatcaaccactccagttcctctgttttattggacagacttctggctttagtcaacatgcaattcaatggtgtatgttttttcttcctatgaagcctatccctattaactattctaacccccccccctccgctccacacccaggtacattaataagtcccccctctctatctacactatcttccccctcttcgaagtaggttccctccccccagtccgtagtttaaacactcctccaaccttttagccatcttctccccaagcacagctacaccctccccattgaggtgcagcctgtccctacggtaAAGCCGGTATCAAACAGCGAaattggcccagttctccatgaacccaaaccactCCTTCCTAccccagcttctgagccacttgtttaccctCCTAATCTCCCGATGcccctctggtgtggctcgtggtacaggtaatatttcagaaaatattaccttggaggtccttgccttaagcttgaggcctaagtccctgaaataatttttaaggacactccacctacctcttactttgtcattggtgctgaTATGTACGATGActactgggtcctctccagccccacccagcaacctgtcaacctgatccgcgatgtgccgaactcgagcgccaggaagacaaaacACACTCTTCAGCAAtactggtctttgtgacagatcgctctgtctgtccccctaataattgagtcccccactgccagtacctgtctggcctgtctgcactcctccctccctccttaccggagcagacacccccctggctgtcagaggcagagtcctgctgcaacACTGCTAGctttgaaatggcatccccctcatctgacaACCGGCAAACTTGTTGgaatgtgccagttcaggactctcctccctgacacttttccctcttccgcgttttctaactgtaaccgagctagctgcctgactgtcctgcacctccgtcccactatcctcccccacctctaccccagagagtacttgctcagtgagcaggagactcctctctaagttgtcaatgcatctcactgtttccagttgctcctctagatccaggatctgggcttacaaatgaacaactcacacacatctcgcacaatatgcaccctcaaactgctgttcatggattgcatacattgtgcaagatgcacactggactgccttttccaacatggaggccatattagatttggggattgcaaaaatttacagtaaaaaaaacaatcaaatatttcaattaaactcccttaattttaagtccctctcacttttatacttacactcacttgtatacttcacactcttgtatacagacacacaatcactagctcagacaatcacTTCGTGTACATTTTTATATAGTTAtcagacaccacctctctcttccactgcctggaagtgaatgcaaaggcaTTATTTGCAAAAGTAAGTTGCAAAATTCAGAGATAGAAGAAAACCAAATCTCATTCCTGTTCAGATTCCAGTGGAGAAAAAACTCCAATGGGTCTGAAAGAAAGTATAagtcttaaaggagatgtccggcgcagactttttctattccatcctgcccgggctgcaaaaaaagacaaaacaaactttcacttatctccatatgttgcaacagctgatcagtcggccgggctgtctgcttcctacttcctttagcccgttacgtcacacggtgcttcagcctatcaccggccgcagcgatgtcccacctcagccggtgataggctgaagcaccgtgtgacgtacagggctaaaggaagtaggaagtaaatagcccggccgaccgatcagctgttgcggagctcaggggcaacatatggaggtaagtgaaagtttgttttgtcttttttttgcagctcgggcaggacatctcctttaagaatTTGTCATTACAAAAAgggaagaaaagagaaaaaaagaagaaagtttGCACTATAATTTTGAAACTGGACATCTGTGGAGTAAGGTTTCATGGACTGATGAGTCCTCTGATGAGATGGCTGGAAGGAACAGAAGGTAGTATGTGTGTTGCTAAAGCAATGAAAGACTCTTTGAACCATAGTTACAACCATCAGTCAAGCATGGTACAGAATAAGTGAAAGTTTAGGGAAAACATCTGGAGTGGGTGATATATTTTTGATTAAAGACATCATGAATGTCGATAAGTACAAGCAAATTCAATTCATCATGCAATACCCTCTGGAAAATAACGACGGAGAAAtgatgaccctaagcacacggaTATAAAGATGAGGAGGCATTTTATCAAGCACAAAAACAGCAACATCTAAGAATTAATAAAATTCTtagaatttaaaaaatgtatgttttttcccTACAGAAACTTTAAAATTGACATGTATAGAATAGTTTGTGGGCATGCTCTATGTCATTTACAGGAATCAATGAGAGGGAAAGGGATGGGTTGGCTCATCACCAATTGGTAATGGTTAAATGCAGTGTTATTTTcctattgcaaaaacaaaacgaaacaaaaatgtagccagcacctagcccaatacacgggtgcacgctgctgtggcaagtacaagacatgtaaaaaaaaaaatggcagcagcacacttggtcaacaaaatggaggctcttagcgcactttttgatcaaaacgtctccccctatccaccacgcggaggtggcctcatataggatgggaccctaacattcactcacctcaggctgggcgacatgctggatccactaacaacctaaaaccacctcctgtgaaaataggggaggggatgcacggctacagagggagccactcctcccacattgcacagcaaaaacaaaataaaacaaaaatgtagccagttaTTTTCCTACTGTTACTgtttactgtaatactgcctaaAATGATAATGAATACTGGATATTGATCTCTACAGAATGCAAACTGTTAACCCAGTGTGAGGGCTAAGAGGTCAGTGCGAAACCTATAatatttcaggtttttttttcagtatAGATAGTGAGTGAcagaaataacaaaaaaagatGATGTAAACAAACTATTTTACAGCATATTCTTTAATGGCTATTGATTGAAACAGAGTGTGTTTTCCATTGCTAAGCAATTTTGACATTCATtttaaaatgaaaatataa is drawn from Hyla sarda isolate aHylSar1 chromosome 4, aHylSar1.hap1, whole genome shotgun sequence and contains these coding sequences:
- the PDZRN4 gene encoding PDZ domain-containing RING finger protein 4 → MGCNLCTFQKREEHYKLLYEVSQVNGKDLLKATHEEAVEAFRNAKDPIVVQVLRRTPVNRAHGSSQEVHLVNVSTQTDITFEHIMALSKLRPSTPPVPDICPFLLSDSCHSLHPMEHEFYEGNEYLSSLPAEGDRTEDFEYEEIELCRLNNQDRLGLTVCYRTDDEEDTGIYVSEVDPDSIAARDGRIREGDRILQINGQDIQNREEAVALLSNDECRKIVLLVARPDLPLDEGWLDDERNEFLEELNMQILEEQRHEERQYLANEVQQQKKPEEEDGTTDTATSSSNNHEKDSGVGRTDESLHHDESSEIENLVKEHNITHLQKHSHLRQSQDTLQSSELQCNENLVSGEHIESDFTLNQEEDCDRFRQLLELKCQIRNRGEYDLYYSSSTIECSRSEHGVEHELQLLNEELRSIELECQSIMQAHRRQNVNKQSGDIWEIHDDELCNYNTSIEVQRSKVGNIREHTERSDKDSSSAYNTAESCRSTPLTVDRSPDSSLQRIISITNHKNLRSTIVTNHLSSGLSSIENTPSKSKTNEKNLSAECQGNVLECSTFLDHRTKSTDEIPYLSPYYSSTYRHDNVPVHARHYQSYMQLIQQKSAVEYAQSQINLVTMCKESQRSTEPRMEWKVKIRSDGTRYITKRPVRDKLLKERALKIKEERSGMTTDDDTMSEMKMGRYWSKEERKQHLMRAKEQRRRREFMMRSRLECLKESPQSGSESRKEVSIIELSHKKMMKKRNKKILDNWMTIQELMTHGERSPDGARVHNAFLSVTTV